A section of the Bifidobacterium sp. ESL0728 genome encodes:
- a CDS encoding aminodeoxychorismate/anthranilate synthase component II encodes MITIVDNYDSFSYNLYQLIGSIEPDVRVVRNDDLDVAGLAALGSDGIVLSPGPGKPADAGICEDVVRELSGTVPILGVCLGHQAICEALGGKVVPAAELMHGKASPVELDNDCPLFAGMPSRIQAARYHSLEADKATLPSTLRVVARTDGTDEIMAVAHVTDPMFGVQFHPESILTPLGKDILRNFIDVVERFGN; translated from the coding sequence ATGATTACCATCGTCGACAACTACGACAGCTTCTCCTACAACCTTTACCAGCTCATCGGCTCCATCGAGCCAGACGTGCGTGTGGTGCGTAACGATGACCTCGACGTGGCTGGCTTGGCCGCGCTGGGTTCCGATGGCATCGTGCTTTCGCCTGGTCCCGGCAAACCCGCCGACGCCGGTATCTGCGAGGACGTGGTACGCGAGCTTTCCGGAACGGTGCCGATTCTGGGCGTCTGCCTCGGCCATCAGGCCATCTGCGAGGCGCTTGGCGGCAAGGTCGTTCCCGCCGCCGAACTCATGCACGGCAAGGCCTCGCCGGTCGAACTCGACAACGATTGCCCGCTCTTTGCCGGTATGCCTTCGCGGATCCAAGCCGCGCGCTACCACTCGCTGGAAGCCGACAAAGCCACGTTGCCATCAACGTTGCGCGTCGTCGCCCGCACCGACGGAACCGACGAGATTATGGCCGTGGCTCACGTCACGGATCCGATGTTCGGCGTCCAGTTCCATCCCGAAAGCATCCTGACGCCTCTGGGCAAAGACATTCTCAGGAATTTCATCGATGTTGTCGAAAGGTTCGGCAATTGA
- the trpD gene encoding anthranilate phosphoribosyltransferase yields MISEAIVKIVNKHDLTYDEAYQAMKEIMGGKSTPTQNAAFLAALSTKSAEAETIDEIAGCAAAMRELATPVPHPGIETLDIVGTGGDGANTFNISTTAALISAAAGAKVTKHGNRAASSQCGTADCLEALGANISLSPEEAIDLLKKDSFTFLFAQRYHTAMRYVGPIRKELGFRTVFNILGPLTNPARPEYFLLGVYDEYLVEPIAHVLESLGVKRALVVYGRDKMDEVSLSAETAACELRDGEYHPMTLTPEEFGLTRCQKSDLLGGTPTENAAITRAILGGKETGPKLEAALFNAACALYVCGVASSVGQGVEIARKQIDSGAAMKTLDAFVAGSQAFAKADADK; encoded by the coding sequence ATGATCAGTGAAGCAATCGTCAAAATCGTCAACAAGCACGACCTCACCTACGACGAGGCCTACCAGGCAATGAAGGAGATCATGGGCGGCAAATCGACGCCGACCCAGAACGCAGCCTTCCTTGCGGCGCTTTCCACCAAGTCGGCCGAGGCCGAGACCATCGACGAGATCGCGGGCTGCGCGGCCGCCATGCGTGAACTGGCCACCCCCGTGCCGCATCCCGGCATCGAAACGCTCGACATCGTCGGCACTGGCGGCGACGGCGCCAACACCTTCAACATCTCCACCACGGCGGCGCTGATTTCCGCCGCTGCGGGAGCCAAGGTGACCAAGCACGGCAACCGCGCGGCCAGCTCGCAGTGCGGCACCGCCGACTGTCTCGAAGCCCTCGGCGCGAACATTTCGCTCTCGCCGGAAGAGGCCATCGATCTGCTCAAGAAGGACAGCTTCACCTTCCTCTTCGCCCAGCGCTACCACACCGCGATGCGCTACGTCGGCCCGATCCGCAAGGAACTCGGCTTCCGCACCGTCTTCAACATTCTCGGGCCTCTGACCAACCCCGCGCGTCCCGAATATTTCCTGCTCGGCGTGTATGACGAATATCTCGTCGAACCCATCGCCCACGTGCTTGAAAGCCTAGGCGTCAAGCGTGCGCTGGTCGTCTACGGCCGCGACAAGATGGACGAGGTCTCGCTTTCCGCCGAAACCGCGGCCTGCGAGCTGCGTGACGGCGAATATCACCCGATGACGCTCACGCCGGAAGAGTTCGGCCTGACCCGTTGCCAGAAGAGTGATTTGCTGGGCGGCACTCCTACTGAGAACGCTGCCATCACCCGCGCCATCCTGGGCGGCAAGGAGACCGGGCCGAAGCTCGAAGCCGCGCTGTTCAACGCCGCTTGCGCGCTGTATGTCTGCGGCGTCGCTTCGTCCGTCGGGCAGGGTGTGGAGATCGCCCGCAAACAGATCGACTCCGGTGCCGCGATGAAGACGCTCGATGCGTTCGTCGCCGGTTCGCAGGCGTTCGCCAAGGCCGATGCCGATAAGTAA
- the trpC gene encoding indole-3-glycerol phosphate synthase TrpC, which translates to MADSENILQRIAAKTRERVAEEKAQTPQDLVAAQAREVNSRKVAVGETGDAAFPFERALKAPGMSFICELKQASPSKGTIAQDYPYLDIARDYEKAGAAAISCLTEPTWFKGSDEHLRQVAAAVDIPVLRKDFIVDEYMIYQARACGASAVLLICSILDDKQLADYTALAHELGMSALVEAYQPDEVPRAIAAGARVVGVNNRDLRTFDVDFDHSIKLRPTVGPDRIFVSESGVRTRADVEELEAAGVDAVLIGETLMRSPDKTAALAELRGGPASNASAAQK; encoded by the coding sequence ATGGCTGATTCCGAAAATATCCTGCAGCGCATCGCCGCCAAGACCCGCGAGCGCGTGGCCGAGGAAAAGGCGCAGACTCCGCAGGATCTGGTTGCGGCTCAGGCTCGTGAGGTCAACTCGCGGAAGGTTGCGGTGGGGGAGACCGGCGACGCGGCGTTCCCGTTCGAACGGGCGCTGAAGGCTCCGGGCATGAGCTTCATCTGCGAGCTCAAGCAGGCCTCGCCGAGCAAGGGCACCATCGCGCAGGACTATCCCTACCTCGACATTGCCCGCGACTACGAAAAGGCTGGGGCGGCGGCCATCAGCTGCCTGACCGAACCGACGTGGTTCAAGGGTTCCGACGAGCACCTGCGGCAGGTCGCGGCGGCGGTTGACATTCCGGTGCTGCGCAAGGATTTCATCGTTGACGAATACATGATCTATCAGGCCCGCGCCTGTGGTGCTTCGGCGGTGCTGCTGATTTGCTCGATTTTGGACGACAAACAGCTTGCGGACTACACCGCGCTTGCGCACGAACTTGGCATGAGTGCTTTGGTGGAGGCCTACCAGCCGGACGAAGTGCCGCGTGCCATCGCCGCCGGAGCCCGCGTGGTCGGCGTCAACAACCGCGACCTGCGCACCTTCGATGTCGACTTCGACCACAGCATCAAGCTGCGCCCGACCGTCGGCCCCGACCGCATTTTCGTTTCGGAGTCTGGTGTGCGCACACGTGCCGACGTCGAGGAACTTGAAGCGGCCGGCGTCGATGCGGTGCTGATAGGCGAGACGCTGATGCGTTCGCCCGACAAGACCGCGGCGCTCGCCGAGCTTCGTGGCGGTCCGGCCAGCAATGCGTCTGCGGCGCAGAAGTAA
- a CDS encoding phosphoribosylanthranilate isomerase yields MSNSTASVRAESSESSDNGVPFEDDGIVSRAILDNALSADGTANLSAEAANAYKVKLCGLKREQDMDAALAAGSDAVGFIVDFPKSHRSISPERVAELVRYIKAQARETGVNPPAAVGVFVDEPAERVAQIARDAGLDVVQLHGHEDEDYLAELRELATVPIMQAFKVREALDVARAVESSADMVLLDAGAGDGKTFDWSLVRDVNRPFMLAGGLTPENVAEAIRATHPFGVDMSSGVETERLKDPAKMCAAVRAVREASNNAKAGEVDDE; encoded by the coding sequence ATGAGTAATTCGACAGCATCGGTTCGCGCCGAGTCTTCGGAATCGTCCGATAATGGTGTGCCATTTGAAGATGATGGCATTGTTTCTCGTGCGATTTTGGACAATGCGTTATCGGCCGATGGCACCGCTAACCTGAGTGCGGAAGCGGCAAACGCCTACAAAGTCAAGCTTTGCGGGCTCAAGCGCGAGCAGGATATGGACGCCGCGTTGGCGGCTGGTAGTGATGCCGTCGGATTCATTGTTGACTTCCCTAAATCGCACCGTTCGATTTCGCCGGAGCGTGTGGCCGAACTGGTTCGTTATATAAAGGCCCAGGCCCGCGAAACCGGTGTAAACCCACCAGCTGCGGTAGGGGTGTTTGTCGACGAACCGGCCGAGCGCGTGGCGCAAATCGCGCGTGACGCAGGTCTTGACGTGGTTCAGCTTCACGGACATGAAGACGAGGATTATCTTGCGGAACTCCGTGAGCTGGCAACTGTGCCGATCATGCAGGCGTTCAAGGTGCGCGAGGCGTTGGACGTGGCTCGGGCCGTCGAGTCGTCGGCCGATATGGTGTTGCTCGACGCGGGTGCGGGCGATGGCAAGACCTTCGACTGGTCGCTCGTTCGTGATGTCAATCGTCCGTTCATGCTGGCCGGCGGTCTCACCCCGGAAAATGTGGCCGAAGCGATCCGGGCGACGCACCCGTTCGGTGTCGACATGAGCTCGGGCGTCGAAACCGAACGTCTCAAGGATCCAGCCAAGATGTGTGCCGCAGTCAGGGCGGTACGGGAAGCGTCGAATAATGCGAAAGCTGGTGAAGTCGATGACGAATAA
- the trpB gene encoding tryptophan synthase subunit beta translates to MTNSPNSKGRFGIHGGQYIPETLMGAVNELEEAYNHYKNDPDFIAELDDLEKKYAGRPSLLYYADNMTKDLGGAKVYLKREDLNHTGAHKINNVLGQALLAKRMGKTRLIAETGAGQHGVATATVAALFGMECVVYMGQVDMERQALNVYRMRLLGAEVRGVTSGTGTLKDAVSETFREWTRRISDTHYCLGSCMGPHPFPTMVRDFQSVISKEAREQILADEGKLPAAVIACVGGGSNAIGSFYNFINDKDVQLIGCEAAGRGIDTKETAATMNTGSLGIFHGMKSYFCQNEYGQIAPVYTISAGLDYPGVGPEHAALKDSGRAQYVPINDDEAVDAFEYLSRTEGIIPAIESAHAVAYAMKLAPTLPKDQNIIVTLSGRGDKDVAAIARYRGEDLHD, encoded by the coding sequence ATGACCAATTCGCCCAATTCAAAGGGGCGCTTCGGCATCCACGGGGGCCAGTACATCCCCGAGACGCTGATGGGCGCCGTCAACGAGCTGGAGGAGGCCTACAATCATTACAAAAATGATCCCGACTTCATCGCCGAGCTTGATGACCTCGAGAAAAAGTATGCCGGCCGTCCGTCGTTGCTGTATTACGCAGACAATATGACCAAGGATCTCGGCGGCGCGAAAGTCTATTTGAAGCGCGAGGACTTGAACCATACCGGCGCGCACAAGATCAACAACGTGCTTGGTCAGGCGCTGCTCGCCAAGCGCATGGGTAAGACCCGCCTCATCGCCGAAACCGGCGCGGGACAGCATGGCGTGGCCACGGCCACCGTCGCGGCGCTGTTCGGTATGGAATGCGTGGTCTACATGGGTCAGGTGGATATGGAACGCCAGGCTTTGAACGTCTATCGCATGCGTTTGCTCGGCGCGGAAGTGCGCGGCGTCACCAGCGGCACCGGCACGCTGAAGGACGCGGTTTCCGAAACCTTCCGCGAATGGACGCGTCGCATCTCCGACACCCATTACTGCCTCGGCTCGTGCATGGGCCCGCACCCCTTCCCGACGATGGTGCGTGATTTCCAGTCCGTCATCTCCAAGGAGGCCCGCGAGCAGATTCTCGCCGACGAAGGCAAGCTCCCGGCCGCAGTGATTGCGTGCGTCGGCGGCGGCTCCAACGCCATCGGCAGCTTCTACAACTTCATCAACGACAAGGACGTGCAGCTCATCGGCTGTGAGGCGGCCGGACGCGGCATCGACACCAAGGAAACCGCAGCGACCATGAACACCGGTTCGCTCGGCATCTTCCACGGCATGAAAAGCTACTTCTGCCAGAACGAATACGGCCAGATCGCGCCGGTCTATACGATTTCCGCCGGTCTCGATTACCCGGGCGTCGGCCCCGAACACGCGGCGCTGAAGGATTCCGGGCGTGCCCAATATGTGCCGATCAACGACGACGAGGCCGTCGACGCCTTCGAATACCTGAGCCGTACCGAGGGCATCATTCCGGCCATCGAAAGCGCTCACGCCGTGGCCTACGCCATGAAACTCGCCCCGACGCTGCCAAAGGACCAAAATATCATCGTCACCCTTTCCGGGCGTGGCGACAAGGATGTGGCGGCCATCGCCCGCTACCGCGGGGAGGATCTTCATGACTGA
- the trpA gene encoding tryptophan synthase subunit alpha, producing MTETTNITGAAGNQRSQQNMEASAVDAGDTSRRQSVGTRRSRILEAFTAPDGSRRKAFIPFVTVGDPSIALTEKLVPAMIDAGADLIELGVPFSDPTAEGPVIQEASNRALSAGTTTDDAFALVKRLRRDHKIETPMVFMTYANVLYSYGLERFAHRAAEVGLDGVILPDVPHEEKPEFDEPLAAVGLDLVSLIAPTSHERIHSIASDAKGFIYCVSSLGVTGVRKEITSDVKGMVREVRSVTDVPAAIGFGISTPEQAATMAADSDGAIVGSAIVRLVGKYGEDAVPYVTDYVRSLAEAVHGLN from the coding sequence ATGACTGAGACCACGAATATTACTGGTGCGGCTGGCAACCAGCGGTCGCAACAAAACATGGAAGCCAGCGCTGTCGATGCCGGTGATACGTCGCGTCGGCAGAGTGTCGGTACTCGCCGTTCCCGCATCTTGGAAGCGTTCACCGCCCCCGACGGCAGCCGCCGCAAGGCTTTCATCCCGTTCGTCACTGTGGGCGATCCGTCGATTGCACTCACCGAAAAGCTCGTGCCGGCCATGATTGACGCCGGTGCGGATTTGATCGAGCTGGGTGTCCCCTTCTCCGACCCGACCGCCGAAGGCCCGGTCATCCAGGAAGCCAGCAACCGTGCGCTTTCCGCAGGAACCACGACTGACGACGCCTTCGCGCTGGTCAAGCGCCTGCGCCGCGACCACAAGATCGAGACGCCGATGGTCTTCATGACCTACGCCAACGTGCTCTATTCCTACGGCCTCGAGCGTTTCGCGCATCGTGCCGCGGAAGTCGGGCTCGACGGCGTGATCTTGCCGGACGTGCCGCACGAAGAGAAGCCGGAGTTCGACGAGCCGCTGGCGGCCGTTGGGCTTGATCTGGTCAGCCTCATCGCCCCGACCTCGCACGAGCGCATCCACAGCATCGCCTCCGACGCGAAAGGCTTCATCTATTGCGTGAGCTCGCTCGGCGTGACCGGCGTGCGCAAGGAAATCACCAGCGACGTGAAGGGCATGGTGCGCGAGGTGCGCTCCGTCACCGACGTGCCCGCCGCCATCGGCTTCGGCATCTCCACCCCCGAGCAGGCCGCCACCATGGCTGCAGATTCGGACGGTGCCATCGTCGGTTCGGCCATCGTCCGTTTGGTCGGCAAATACGGCGAGGACGCGGTGCCATACGTCACCGATTACGTCCGCTCGCTGGCCGAAGCCGTTCACGGGCTGAACTGA
- a CDS encoding YggS family pyridoxal phosphate-dependent enzyme, producing MLSSSAPSKRGSAVSAVSAVSDASAASGTRNINGSNGSVAGSEQSANGSNGSDAGNRQNVHGSDNSAIVNAQNANGSKGSDGTNARNVNGSSVSAASQAAPNGHIPFHLIGQLQSNKIGKVLPYVDTIESVGSLEEAQKIARRALARHIVVGVLMEVNESGEASKSGCEPDEAVDLAYQIAALEGLQLQGLMTIGAHVDDEKTIRNGFAHLRGTRDTILKSGEPGTAQCRELSMGMTHDMDYAVAEGSTIVRVGTAIFGERAFI from the coding sequence TTGCTGTCTTCTTCGGCACCGTCAAAACGGGGTTCTGCCGTTTCTGCCGTTTCTGCCGTTTCTGACGCTTCTGCCGCTTCGGGTACGCGGAATATCAACGGTTCCAATGGTTCTGTTGCTGGTAGTGAGCAGAGTGCTAATGGTTCCAATGGTTCTGATGCCGGCAATAGGCAGAATGTTCATGGTTCCGACAATTCCGCTATTGTGAATGCTCAGAATGCCAATGGTTCCAAAGGCTCTGATGGTACGAATGCCCGAAATGTCAACGGTTCCAGCGTTTCTGCCGCTTCCCAAGCCGCGCCGAACGGCCACATCCCGTTTCATCTCATCGGCCAGCTGCAATCCAACAAAATCGGCAAGGTGCTGCCCTATGTTGACACCATCGAATCCGTCGGTTCGCTCGAAGAAGCGCAGAAAATCGCGCGTCGCGCGCTCGCTCGCCATATCGTGGTCGGCGTGCTGATGGAGGTCAACGAATCCGGGGAGGCGTCGAAGTCCGGCTGCGAACCCGACGAAGCGGTCGACCTCGCCTACCAGATTGCCGCCCTCGAAGGCTTGCAATTGCAGGGTTTGATGACCATCGGTGCCCATGTCGACGACGAAAAGACGATACGCAACGGCTTCGCCCACCTGCGTGGCACCCGCGACACGATTCTCAAGTCCGGCGAACCCGGAACGGCGCAATGTCGGGAACTTTCGATGGGCATGACCCACGATATGGACTACGCCGTGGCCGAGGGCTCGACCATCGTGCGCGTCGGCACCGCGATTTTCGGCGAGCGCGCGTTCATCTGA
- a CDS encoding acylphosphatase: MKGISVRGKARTNGRVIRVRAVVTGMVQGVGYRYFAVNEAHRCGVAGWVRNRLDGSVEVEAQGERTLVSAFVERLGHGPQWGRVDHVETTEIPLCDNEGFEFRVRRDAF; the protein is encoded by the coding sequence ATGAAGGGGATTTCGGTTAGGGGCAAAGCCAGAACCAACGGCCGCGTGATTCGCGTTCGTGCGGTGGTCACCGGCATGGTGCAAGGTGTCGGCTACCGCTATTTCGCAGTCAATGAGGCGCATCGTTGCGGTGTTGCCGGCTGGGTGCGCAACCGTCTCGACGGGTCCGTCGAAGTTGAAGCGCAAGGTGAGCGGACCTTGGTCTCCGCATTCGTCGAACGGCTCGGCCACGGCCCGCAATGGGGTCGCGTCGACCACGTGGAAACCACGGAAATCCCGCTTTGTGATAACGAAGGTTTCGAATTTCGCGTCCGCCGCGATGCTTTCTGA
- a CDS encoding fumarylacetoacetate hydrolase family protein: MKIARYSYNDVPHYAFVQTDNNDKKEYLVELDGYPFGSQPVKPTGERHLIDEEGIRLLSPVIPSKVYGLAKNYEAHAEYMHSKGQSAAEHAPSEMVIFMKPATSVIGPDDPIVIPGYSNDMNFEPEVAVVMGRIAKNVPVEKAMDYVLGFTCVNDVTLRDLQGEDPMWTRAKGFDTSCPLGPWVETDLNWKDAKISFTLNGKDVPDASGTTADLIHSIPEQIAEISSFSTLLPGDVIMTGTPNAYGTLKPGDEAIVNIEGIGSLRNVVVKG, from the coding sequence ATGAAAATTGCACGCTATTCCTACAACGATGTTCCGCACTATGCTTTTGTGCAAACCGACAACAACGACAAGAAGGAGTATCTCGTCGAGCTTGACGGTTATCCCTTCGGCTCCCAGCCGGTGAAGCCGACCGGCGAGCGCCATCTGATCGACGAAGAGGGCATTCGCCTACTTTCGCCGGTTATCCCTTCCAAGGTCTACGGCCTTGCCAAAAACTACGAGGCCCACGCCGAGTACATGCACAGCAAGGGCCAGTCCGCCGCCGAGCACGCTCCCAGCGAGATGGTCATTTTCATGAAGCCTGCCACTTCGGTCATCGGCCCTGACGATCCGATCGTCATTCCGGGCTATTCCAACGATATGAATTTCGAGCCCGAAGTGGCCGTGGTCATGGGCCGCATCGCCAAGAACGTCCCGGTCGAGAAGGCCATGGATTACGTCCTCGGCTTTACCTGCGTCAACGACGTGACGTTGCGCGATTTGCAGGGTGAGGATCCGATGTGGACGCGTGCCAAGGGCTTCGACACCTCCTGCCCGCTTGGCCCGTGGGTCGAGACCGATCTCAATTGGAAGGACGCGAAGATCTCCTTCACGCTGAACGGCAAGGATGTGCCGGATGCTTCGGGCACCACGGCTGACCTGATCCATTCGATTCCCGAGCAGATTGCCGAGATTTCAAGTTTCTCGACGCTTCTGCCGGGAGACGTCATTATGACAGGCACCCCGAACGCTTACGGCACGCTGAAGCCCGGAGACGAAGCCATCGTCAACATCGAGGGCATCGGCTCCCTGCGTAACGTGGTGGTCAAAGGCTGA
- the clpB gene encoding ATP-dependent chaperone ClpB has translation MEQQFTTMAQEAIGDAIQSASAAGNPQVDTLHLMDALLRQENSVVTGLISAAGGDPKAIGAAVRNALVALPSASGSSTSQPQASRQLTAALAQAEKEMQKMGDEYVSTEHLLIGIADAAPNESATILRSNGVTAEALRKAVPSVRGGAKVTSPDAEGSYKALEKYSTDLTAQAREGKLDPVIGRDQEIRRVIQILSRRTKNNPVLIGEPGVGKTAVVEGLAERIVAGDVPTTLQNKKLISLDLGSMVAGSKYRGEFEERLKSVLNEIKSANGEIITFIDEIHTIVGAGAAEGSMDAGNMLKPMLARGELRLIGATTLDEYRENIEKDPALERRFQQVFVGEPSVEDTIAILRGLKQRYEAHHKVTIGDDALVAAATLSNRYITGRQLPDKAIDLVDEAAAHLRMELDSQPEEIDELQRRETRLEMEEMQLKKAEDPASKDRLKKLQSDLADTREKLSGLKARWDQEKAGHNKVGDLRAQLDAKKVQADKYTREGDLEKASKILYGEVPAIQKQLDLAEQAADEENAKGEETEPMVPDHVDADSVAGIVSEWTGIPVGRLMEGENEKLLHMEDYLGKRVIGQKEAIQAVSDAVRRSRAGISDPNRPTGSFLFLGPTGVGKTELAKALADFLFDDEKAMVRIDMSEYMEKGSVTRLIGAAPGYVGYEEGGQLTEAVRRRPYSVVLFDEVEKANPEIFDILLQVLDDGRLTDGQGRTVDFKNTILIMTSNLGSQFLVQPDLDDEAKKKAVMDAVHAHFKPEFLNRLDELVIFHPLTREELGEIVDIQVKQVASRLTDRRITLDVTKAAKEWLANAGYDPAYGARPLRRLVQTEVGDQMAKMLLSGKVHDGDTVLVDQTGGDHLELSTMPEDPLSEDHDSK, from the coding sequence ATGGAACAACAATTTACGACCATGGCTCAGGAAGCCATCGGAGACGCGATTCAAAGCGCGTCGGCTGCGGGCAATCCGCAGGTTGATACTTTGCATCTGATGGATGCGTTGCTGCGTCAGGAAAACAGCGTGGTCACGGGACTGATCAGCGCCGCGGGCGGGGACCCGAAGGCCATCGGCGCCGCAGTGCGCAACGCGTTGGTCGCGCTGCCGAGCGCGAGCGGGTCTTCGACTTCGCAGCCGCAGGCGAGCCGCCAACTGACGGCCGCGTTGGCTCAGGCCGAGAAGGAAATGCAGAAGATGGGCGACGAATACGTCTCCACCGAACATCTGCTCATCGGCATCGCCGACGCCGCGCCCAATGAGAGCGCGACGATTTTGAGGAGCAACGGCGTGACAGCCGAAGCCTTGCGCAAGGCCGTTCCGAGCGTGCGTGGCGGTGCGAAAGTGACCAGCCCGGACGCCGAAGGCAGCTACAAGGCGCTGGAGAAGTACTCCACCGACCTGACCGCCCAGGCCAGGGAAGGCAAGCTCGACCCGGTGATTGGCCGCGATCAGGAGATTCGCCGCGTCATCCAGATTCTTTCCCGCCGTACCAAGAACAACCCTGTGCTGATCGGCGAGCCCGGCGTCGGCAAGACCGCCGTCGTCGAAGGTCTGGCGGAACGCATCGTGGCGGGCGACGTCCCCACGACCCTGCAGAACAAGAAGCTCATCAGCCTTGACTTGGGTTCGATGGTGGCCGGTTCGAAGTACCGTGGCGAGTTCGAGGAACGCCTGAAGTCCGTCTTGAACGAGATCAAGAGCGCGAACGGCGAGATCATCACCTTCATCGACGAGATTCACACCATCGTCGGCGCTGGTGCCGCGGAAGGCTCGATGGACGCCGGCAATATGTTGAAGCCCATGCTGGCCCGCGGCGAGCTCCGTCTGATTGGCGCGACCACGCTCGACGAATACCGCGAGAACATCGAGAAGGACCCGGCGCTGGAGCGTCGTTTCCAGCAGGTCTTCGTCGGTGAGCCGAGCGTTGAAGACACCATTGCCATTCTGCGTGGCCTGAAGCAGCGTTACGAGGCGCACCACAAGGTGACCATCGGCGACGACGCGCTCGTTGCCGCCGCGACGCTTTCCAACCGCTATATCACCGGTCGTCAGCTGCCTGATAAGGCCATCGATCTGGTCGATGAGGCGGCGGCGCACCTGCGCATGGAGCTCGATAGCCAGCCCGAGGAAATCGATGAACTGCAACGTCGCGAGACCCGTCTCGAGATGGAGGAGATGCAGCTGAAGAAGGCCGAGGATCCTGCCAGCAAGGACCGCCTGAAGAAGCTGCAAAGCGACTTGGCGGACACCCGCGAAAAGCTTTCGGGTCTGAAGGCTCGTTGGGATCAGGAGAAGGCCGGCCACAACAAGGTCGGCGACCTGCGCGCCCAGCTCGATGCCAAGAAGGTGCAGGCCGACAAGTACACCCGCGAGGGCGACTTGGAGAAGGCCAGTAAGATTCTTTACGGCGAAGTTCCGGCGATTCAGAAGCAGCTGGATCTGGCCGAACAGGCCGCGGACGAAGAGAACGCAAAAGGCGAGGAAACCGAGCCGATGGTTCCCGACCACGTGGACGCCGATTCGGTGGCGGGCATCGTCTCCGAATGGACCGGCATCCCCGTCGGACGTCTGATGGAGGGCGAGAACGAGAAGCTTCTGCATATGGAAGACTACTTGGGCAAGCGCGTCATCGGCCAGAAGGAAGCCATTCAGGCGGTTTCGGACGCTGTGCGGCGCTCGCGTGCCGGCATCTCCGATCCGAATCGTCCGACCGGTTCGTTCCTCTTCCTCGGGCCCACCGGCGTGGGCAAGACGGAGCTCGCCAAGGCGTTGGCGGACTTCCTCTTCGACGACGAGAAGGCCATGGTGCGTATCGACATGAGCGAGTACATGGAAAAGGGTTCCGTGACCCGCCTGATCGGTGCGGCCCCTGGCTACGTCGGCTACGAAGAGGGCGGTCAGTTGACCGAGGCCGTACGCCGTCGTCCTTACTCCGTCGTGCTGTTCGACGAGGTGGAGAAGGCGAATCCCGAGATCTTCGACATCCTTCTGCAGGTGCTTGACGACGGCCGTCTGACCGATGGCCAGGGCCGGACCGTGGACTTCAAGAACACGATCCTCATCATGACTTCGAACCTCGGTTCGCAGTTCCTGGTGCAGCCTGATTTGGATGACGAGGCGAAGAAGAAGGCGGTTATGGACGCCGTCCACGCGCACTTCAAGCCCGAGTTTCTCAACCGTCTCGACGAGCTGGTCATCTTCCATCCGCTTACCCGCGAGGAACTGGGCGAGATTGTGGATATTCAAGTCAAGCAGGTTGCGTCTCGCTTGACCGACCGCCGCATCACGCTCGACGTCACCAAGGCTGCGAAGGAATGGCTCGCCAACGCCGGTTACGACCCGGCTTACGGCGCCCGTCCGTTGCGTCGTCTGGTGCAGACCGAGGTCGGCGACCAGATGGCGAAGATGTTGCTTTCGGGCAAGGTCCACGACGGCGACACCGTCTTGGTCGACCAGACCGGCGGCGATCATCTCGAGCTGAGCACGATGCCCGAGGACCCGCTGAGCGAGGATCACGACAGCAAGTGA